The window ttcttcgtttcttttaatttgaatgatgtgtttattctataattgtagggaagaaaataaagttttccatcaaatagatggaaaattaaaaacgatacttttcaaaattataaaataaaattaagaatctttactgagtaattgatgtagattattttatttttaagaaaaaataatttacatttacttatattctaactatatttaatatttattttttatttatttgatacatcatttaatttatttatttttgataaattaacatgattaaataaagaaatttaaaggttgCGCCATAGGaggctcgaacccaagaccttcggttttagacattaacccatAATCGCTTAATCGATACACACAGGGGCGTAGCCAGGGaggctagagccccccccccccccccccccaaattttgaaaaaaatttttttttttttataatatgtctaaaaatgttgttattattattattatatttgtattttagtaaaaaaatgtctaaaatgtattgaatgcccccaaaaaaaaatttagtaaatgttttgaactatattatctatgaaaatgttgttattattattattatatttgtattttagtaaaaaaatgtctaaaatgtattgaatgccccccaaaaaaaatttagtaaatgttttgaactatattatctatgaaaatgttgttattattattattattatatttgtattctagtaaaaaatgtctaaaatgtattgaatgcccccaaaaaaaaatttagtaaatgttttgaactatattatctatgaaaatgttgttattattattattatatttgtattctagtaaaaaaatgtctaaaatgtattgaatgctcGAATTCTCtcctattttcttttcttttattctatTTACTTCTTTAAATATTTCCGCTaccaaattaatattttcacttttaattacaaaaatcaagtttattacCTACATAGCCGGCTACTATTATTAGTTCAAAGAAATCACTTTCGATTAGGGCTAGCCACAAGGCTGGCTACTaaattttattggataaattaATCCGCAGATTGATCAAAATGAAGTCAAAATTTTGGTTCTACTTTGGTAGGCTATATACAAAGAATTAAAAGCATACCTTGCTACTTGCTAGacatggaaaaaaaatatagtcaTGTTCTACTAAAATTGGCTCAATTCTTTTGAGcactcaaaattaaaaaaatatatataaattgaataaaagtAGTAGGACTCATAACTTTTGATAAGCTAAATATTGTATTTTATAGAAATGACGGATTTAAGAATTTAATAATCACCGGACGAGATTTCACCGGTCAAATAAttctaataaattttaattaaacaaaacGGGTCGGgtcttaaaataattattttgaattacaCAATTATGATCGGGCGAAATTAACAAATGtagattattattttaaatcatatataatatctaataaattttaattaaacaaaatgtattgtttattggttgagtggagaaagggacccacaaagtatattgtttattactccagttgagtggagaaaatgtgtattgtttattgggatccaccaattaaaatatgaataaaaacttactaaaaatagataggccttaagttggtggacggaccaaaaaagaaagtaggccttgaattagtggacggagggagtaataaaaaaatgatcgGGCGGCGGCCGAGGCCTCTAAAACCGTCCCTACAAATTAGTTAATTttagtaaaatattttaaaataaaaaatgagccAATTAATTTTAATGGGTAATTAAAGTATTAAACCTATGTTCCTGTGCAAATAGGTTCAAATTAACCTATATAAATATTAGTTGCAAATAAGAAAAACGAACACACAAAAATGGAGCAGACAATCATGGCAAGTCATACTGTGAAGCCCTCATCTCCAACCCCACTTGCTTCCAAAACCCACAAACTCTCATTTCTTGATCAAATGGCACCATCACTTCATATTCTCCTTATTTTTCTCTACGAAAGGGATCAATCCAAACAGCAGGAAGAAATCTCTGAACGTTTGAAACAATCTCTGTCGGAGATCTTAACCATCTTCTACCCCTTAGCAGGCGCAATTCGACAAAATTCATACGTCGACTGCAACGACTCCGGCGCCGAGTTCGTCGAAGCCCGAGTTCACGGCCGCCTCGCCGAATTCCTACAAAACCCTAAATTTGAGGatgcattaaaaaaattagtcgTCATGGTGGAGAACGACGGCGACGACGACCTAATTCTGTCTGTGAAAACCAGCTTCTTCGACTGCGGAGGAATCGCCGTGGGCGTGCGCCTGTCGCATAAGCTCGCCGACGGCTGGTCCGCTTTGGCGTTCGTCGATGCATGGGCGGCCCGGTGCCGCGGGGAAGGTTCTAGAATCATCCATCCCTCCTTCGACGTGGCACTTCGTTTCCCGCCAATGAACTCGTCTTGGCGGTCACCGATGAGTCTAGCCGTCACGAATGAGAGATTCGTGACGAGGAGGTTGGTCTTCGAGAAGGAGAAGGTGGCGAAGGTTCGGGGATTGGAAGCTTCTAGAAGCGAGGTGAAGGATCCGAGCAGGGTGGAAGCCGTCTCGGCCTTCCTGTGGCGGAGCTTCATCGGGGCCCACAGACGAGCCGGGGTGGAGACGGCGTCGTTCCTCACGACTCATGTGGTGAACCTGCGCCCTAGGGCGGCGCCCCCACTGCCGGATCACGCCTTCGGGAACTGCATCACGACGGCTGCTGCGGCGGTGTCCGGAGATGGAGATGGGGATCTTGTGTCGAGGCTGAGGGCGGCGATACGAGGAGTGGACGAGGATTACATCGATCGAGTAGTTGAGAATGTGAGATCGGTGGATGAAGGCGATAATAGCAGCTTGGTGAAGCCGGGGCACTGCGGCTTCACGAGCTGGTTGAGGTTTCCGGTGTACGAGGTGGATTTCGGATGGGGGAAGCCGGCGAGGGTTTGCACGGTGGGGATGCCCTTCATGAATCTGGTGTTTCTCATGGATACTCCGTCGGGAGATGGCATCGAAGCGTGGATTAATGTTCCCGACGATCACTTCTTCCGATTCATCCAATCCGATTACGACGAGCTTCTTGCTTGATTAAACTTGATGTCGGAAGAGTATAAGTTGTCAAAACATTTGAATAATTAAGCTGGAGAAAGAATTgtaagttagaaagagaaaattgaaaatatatatataatttgaagggttattttaatttttcaattgacaattaatattattttatttcataaaataaaaaatataaccaTAATATTTATTAGGGCAAATAGCGTTAAAATACCCCAAGTTTCGCCGAATTCGTGAATTTCCCCTGACCTTCAAAACATGGTATTAAAATTCTTGAAGTTAATGCCGAGACGTGGTTTTCCCCAGTTTTTGATCGGTGTCAAAACTTATGATGACATGGCAGCCGGGAATCCACGTAGGATTAAAATTCCGGCTGCTCAAACGACATAGTTTAGCCTATCACCCTAAAACGACGTAGTTTTATATTGAATTGAAGGATTTAAAGTAAATCAAGTACTAATTTCTTCTTCATTCCAATTTTAGGGTTCATGAGTTAATACCTCTTCCTCAAATTCAATGTCTTCGTCATCTACAAGCCGTCTGAACTCGAGCCACGACGGTCGAGTAATTTGTGGCCACGGACTCCCAGCTACAATGCATGTATCGCACACTGACAAGAATCCCGAGCGGTGATTTGTTACATGCCCTCATACGCCGGTAAGTTTTAATGCTTGAACTGTGGTTTTTAGTGCGCTGGAAATGGTGGAATGATTCACTTAGATTGTTCATCATGTAGTCGTGTGGGTTGTGGAATTGGATTGATCCCGAGCTGTCTCCATACTACAAGCACGCATTCAATACCTTGAAGCATCATAAGAGTTCTCAATTTGCAGAAACAGAGCATGATGGTGGAGAAGATGATATTGAGATGAAGTCAATGATAAGAGAAGTTCAAGTAGAACTCAATCAACTGACATTGAAGATAAAGAATATGTATAGATTGGTTGTTGTGTTTATGGTTTGCCTTGTTGTGTGCATTGCTTTGAAATGAAAGTTAATTGTAAGGAATTAGTTCTTCCTGTTTTAGACAACTATGTATCCTTATTGGCTTAATGAAATGAAACTTTTCTTCACCAATTTCAGAGTATATATTGATTCATATGTATGCAATAAGTGAGTTTAAAAACCATCACTGATAACTAACATAAATATGCAAGAAACCATTCCAAACTCCCAACAAATCATCATTGATTCATATGTCTTTGCAAACTGACAACTAGCTATTCCAAACTAGCAAGAAATTATGTGATTCATATGTCTTTACAAACTAGCAACAAACAAGCCATTCATCATTCCAAACTGATCCTAGAGTTCAAGTtcaagccaaaaacaaaaattcTAAACACTATAGCCTTCTAGCTAGCTTCCCATGTTGCCTGGTCCAGCATTGCTTTCTTGGGTTTGAGGTAGTTGTGTAGATGAATTTCCCTTGCTTGTAGAAGCTCCAGCCCTCTTCACATGAGTCACTCCACTTTGTTGTGGTGACTGCATGATGGATGAATGGAGATATAGTTAGCATCTATCAACAATAAATTATAGTGATATTGGAGAGTTTAAAGCATGTTACCCTATAATAGATGTTGCCAGAGCCTGCAACATAACAACCTACACCTTTTGTTGCCACATTCCTTTCCCTTGCCACTGTCCCAGCCTCAGTAATCACCCCCCTGCCACGGCTGCTTCCTCTTCCCCTACCTCTTCCCCTACctcttcctcttgtttgagaACTACCATGTGCATTTGTATTACAACTCTCCTCCATTGGTTGTGTTCCTGCCTCAGTGTTGATCCCCCCACTTGCATCTGATGTAACATTCCTTGTTCTTGGCCTTCCAGGCTTGCCCTACAAAGCATAACATTATGTTAAATATTGATGTCATATCTATGAAAAATAGAAAGCAATCAACATACATACCTTCTCTTTTGGTGGTTTGACCACTGTCTTGTTCTTGCAACTTCTGGAGTTGTGGCCTGTTTGACCACAGTTTTTGCAAGTCATTTTTTGACCAAGCCTTCTAAAGCTTGTTTGGGTTGCTCGGATCCACCTCATGGGCTGCCCTCTTCCTCTTGAGCTTAGGCCTGCCTGGCATCTTCCTGATGGCAGGGGGTTTGACAACATATCCCTCCACAACCGGCCACAACCGTTGGCCATTCAGAGGCTCTAATCCAAATGCGTAAGCTTTTTTGTATGTTACAACTGTGTAGAAGTCATTAACATACTTTGCAGGGTCTTGCTCCATAAACTCAATGGCTGCTATGGCATGGATGCAAGGAATGCCCACCATCTGCCATACCCTACAAGTGCATGTTCTAGCTTCTACATTGACTACAAACTTATCACATTCCATGTCTATTTCAAACTTACCCCCTAATGCAGGGTAAGGAATGCAGTGTTTAGATTGTGTACtcaatttttccaatttttgcATAATCAATGGAGTCAAAATGTCATCAACTTTCTCAATATCCCCTAACTTCTTCACCTGCCTAACCATCAAGCTTATCCGGATCTCCTCTAACATGTGTATTACATGTTTTCCTCTAGCATTCAAGATATATCCATTGAATGTCTCAGATATATTGTTATCCACCATATCAGAGCACACATTGGTAGAAAGAAATACCTTGCAGAATCTCTTCACATCCCTATTGATGAAGTCCTGAAATGCAGCCACATCTTCCTGTTTCATGTCCTCAATTGCTTGTTTGTAGTCCTCCAAATAAGTTGCTCTCACTGCCCTCCAGAAAATGTTCTTGAGCATAGAGCCTTTGTGATCTTTTTTCCAGTTCATGTACACATGCCGAGCACAATTTCTATGCTCGGCATATGGTACAAGAAGGTTTACAGCTGCTTCAAGTCCCTACATTTGAAACCGCAGTATAAGAATAAATCAATTTAATCATAGAGCTCAATATAAGATAAAACATAGATATTTCACCTTTTGTTGGTCTGATATAAAGGTCCAGCCATCACCACTTCCAATTTGAAAATCTTCAACTAAACACTTCATGAACCATGTCCAACACTGCTCGTTTTCAATCTCAACTGCTGCCCATGCTATGGGATACATTTGATTGTTCCCATCTTTGCCTATAGCACAGAGAAGTATCCCTCCTAAGTATGTCTTCAAATGACACCCATCTAGCCCAACCACAGGCCTACAACCTGCCTTAAAACCCTTCCTGAGGGAGCTATAGCCCATGTACAACCCCTTGAATACATGGTCCTCCCCCAAGAGCAATTCAAATCTACCCTCTGGGTCAACCCTCCTATTTTCAGCCAAATATCTCCTAATGAGCCCATAGTGCTCATCCACAGTCCCTCTAATGAGCTCAAGAGCCTTTTGCCTAGCTCTGTACAACCTATCCTTGTGCACTTTTGTTGAAAATCTCAGCCATATGTCCTCCCTCAATTCAGGCATAGAAAGATGAGGTCTAACCCTAAAGACATTGAGGTACCTCTTTGCTATCCAATTACTACTCATCAACTTATTGTTCATGGCCTTTCCACATCTATGCTTACCCCCTACGGTTTTGATCTTGAATGCACCATCTCCACTTACCCTGCTAGCATAAATCCTCCATGGACAACTAGACTTACAGAATGCCTCACACTTATCATTTGAAACTCTTTTAAAGTGAACACATTTGTGATTCTCTATTGCCCAAATTTGGATTGCAGCTTTGCATTCCCAACCATCTTGAAATTTTAGTCCTAGACACAGATCCAACTCCTTATGGTTGCATTTAGGGTCGTACACTGGTTTCTCCCTTCTTACCCTAACCACATCATCCTCTTCACTAGGGTCAGAAGAATCAACATCACCCTCACTATTAGCATAATCAAATTCTACATCAACCTGCCCTCCTAAGTCTTGTTCTGTTAAGACATCCTCATCGATCAACTCGAAGATATTGGCCCTATTTGCAACCTTTGCTAACTTTCTCCTAGAGTGTAGATACTCTTCATCATCTGAAACTAATTCATCATCTGCTAAACCATCTAATTCTTCTTCCTCATCATCAGAACCCTGCCCTGAAGGTGTGTAATCACTATCTACACTCTCATCA is drawn from Salvia miltiorrhiza cultivar Shanhuang (shh) unplaced genomic scaffold, IMPLAD_Smil_shh original_scaffold_302, whole genome shotgun sequence and contains these coding sequences:
- the LOC131003989 gene encoding stemmadenine O-acetyltransferase-like; the encoded protein is MEQTIMASHTVKPSSPTPLASKTHKLSFLDQMAPSLHILLIFLYERDQSKQQEEISERLKQSLSEILTIFYPLAGAIRQNSYVDCNDSGAEFVEARVHGRLAEFLQNPKFEDALKKLVVMVENDGDDDLILSVKTSFFDCGGIAVGVRLSHKLADGWSALAFVDAWAARCRGEGSRIIHPSFDVALRFPPMNSSWRSPMSLAVTNERFVTRRLVFEKEKVAKVRGLEASRSEVKDPSRVEAVSAFLWRSFIGAHRRAGVETASFLTTHVVNLRPRAAPPLPDHAFGNCITTAAAAVSGDGDGDLVSRLRAAIRGVDEDYIDRVVENVRSVDEGDNSSLVKPGHCGFTSWLRFPVYEVDFGWGKPARVCTVGMPFMNLVFLMDTPSGDGIEAWINVPDDHFFRFIQSDYDELLA
- the LOC131003990 gene encoding uncharacterized protein LOC131003990, with the protein product MELLGTLESKQRVLTVYLEGGETIDYDDAVDLGDDIEEHGGIEGQGGQGSDDEEEELDGLADDELVSDDEEYLHSRRKLAKVANRANIFELIDEDVLTEQDLGGQVDVEFDYANSEGDVDSSDPSEEDDVVRVRREKPVYDPKCNHKELDLCLGLKFQDGWECKAAIQIWAIENHKCVHFKRVSNDKCEAFCKSSCPWRIYASRVSGDGAFKIKTVGGKHRCGKAMNNKLMSSNWIAKRYLNVFRVRPHLSMPELREDIWLRFSTKVHKDRLYRARQKALELIRGTVDEHYGLIRRYLAENRRVDPEGRFELLLGEDHVFKGLYMGYSSLRKGFKAGCRPVVGLDGCHLKTYLGGILLCAIGKDGNNQMYPIAWAAVEIENEQCWTWFMKCLVEDFQIGSGDGWTFISDQQKGLEAAVNLLVPYAEHRNCARHVYMNWKKDHKGSMLKNIFWRAVRATYLEDYKQAIEDMKQEDVAAFQDFINRDVKRFCKVFLSTNVCSDMVDNNISETFNGYILNARGKHVIHMLEEIRISLMVRQVKKLGDIEKVDDILTPLIMQKLEKLSTQSKHCIPYPALGGKFEIDMECDKFVVNVEARTCTCRVWQMVGIPCIHAIAAIEFMEQDPAKYVNDFYTVVTYKKAYAFGLEPLNGQRLWPVVEGYVVKPPAIRKMPGRPKLKRKRAAHEVDPSNPNKL